In Archocentrus centrarchus isolate MPI-CPG fArcCen1 chromosome 16, fArcCen1, whole genome shotgun sequence, a single window of DNA contains:
- the lars2 gene encoding leucine--tRNA ligase, mitochondrial, which produces MQVSVRRLVLYPLLAAQSRGALLSPVLRLVSPSTRTLFSKTGVWEKDYRTETRRKVEEWWHPRIMAQWQKDALEGSSHRKKFYVLSMFPYPSGRLHMGHVRVYTISDTIGHFQKMRGHQVLNPMGWDAFGLPAENAAIERGLDPEDWTKSNIQSMREQLDTLGLCFNWDQEVTTCLPDYYRWTQYLFIKLFEAGLAYQKEAVVNWDPVDQTVLADEQVDENGRSWRSGALVEQKLLTQWFIKTTNYAKPLLDALEDLPEWYGVKAMQANWIGECTGCYFDFKLKVNEKETGETLSAYCSSPETVFGAAYLAILPSHRLLHGRSSLRSALREAFQPGRDSLTNVTAHNLFTSHEVPLVISHKEAFDDYLDTVVGVPDCNEEDLSVARALNLKWTTVLKTNEDGTQTLINSEEFSGLTREQAFNSITQKAREQKVGGHLTSSKLRDWLISRQRYWGTPIPVVHCGSCGPVSVPVEELPVTLPRLPSITGKGASPLEAAHDWVNCKCPRCKGPARRETDTMDTFVDSAWYYFRYTDPHNADRPFERHLADHWLPVDVYIGGKEHAVMHLYYARFLCHFCRDQGLVAHREPFRKLLVQGLIKGQTFKLAGSGQYLKREEINFTDKEPVALSGGRVEVTWEKMSKSKHNGLDPQDVVQQYGVDTVRLYILYAAPPEQDILWNAKTDALAGVLRWQSRLWQLVTKLRGARQLGDVPSPSLLKKKELAEAKKIWENKNYAIQEVTSYFTEDFLFNAAISRLMGLTNTLSSATVRLLQHSVEFEEALAALVMMTAPMAPHLASELWAGLCQVKNPLSPLLQRGGDVLQQSWPTVDPEYLELPDFVELSVLINNKSCGTVTVPLQVSKDSSQVQQLVLESPIGQKLLSERSIKRAILSPRTALINFLVDE; this is translated from the exons AGTTCCCACAGGAAGAAGTTTTATGTCCTCTCCATGTTTCCATACCCATCGGGGCGACTGCATATGGGTCATGTGCGAGTGTATACCATCAGTGACACCATTGGTCATTTCCAAAAAATGAGAGGGCATCAG GTGTTGAATCCAATGGGTTGGGATGCTTTTGGACTTCCAGCTGAGAATGCAGCCATAGAGAGGGGACTTGACCCAGAGGACTGGACTAAAAG TAACATACAGTCTATGCGGGAGCAGCTGGACACTCTTGGGCTTTGCTTCAACTGGGACCAA GAAGTGACCACTTGCCTCCCAGACTACTACAGGTGGACGCAGTATCTGTTTATCAAGCTCTTTGAAGCAGGACTGGCATATCAAAAAGAG GCTGTGGTGAACTGGGACCCTGTCGATCAGACAGTGCTGGCCGATGAACAGGTGGATGAAAATGGTCGCTCCTGGAGGTCTGGTGCTCTGGTGGAGCAGAAGCTACTTACACAATGGTTCATCAAGACTACAAACTATGCAAAG CCTCTGCTGGACGCCCTGGAGGACCTTCCAGAGTGGTACGGGGTCAAAGCCATGCAGGCAAACTGGATTGGAGAGTGTACCGGCTGCTACTTTGATTTCAAGCTCAAG GTGAACGAGAAGGAAACAGGAGAGACCCTGTCAGCCTACTGCTCCTCCCCAGAGACCGTGTTCGGAGCAGCTTACCTGGCCATCCTGCCCTCCCACAGGCTGCTGCATGGCAGAAGCTCACTGCGCTCTGCTCTGCGGGAAGCCTTTCAGCCAGGCAGAG ACTCCCTGACAAACGTCACCGCTCACAACCTGTTCACCAGCCATGAGGTTCCCCTGGTCATCTCACACAAGGAGGCTTTTGATGACTATCTGGACACCGTGGTTG GTGTCCCCGACTGTAATGAAGAGGATCTGTCTGTAGCCAGAGCTCTGAATCTGAAGTGGACcacagtgctgaaaactaatgaagATGGGACACAAACTCTCATCAACTCTGAGGAG TTCTCAGGCCTTACCAGAGAGCAAGCCTTTAACTCCATTACCCAGAAGGCCAGAGAGCAGAAGGTTGGAGGCCACCTAACCAGCTCTAAGCTCAGAGACTGGTTGATATCCAGACAGAGATACTGGGGCACACCCATCCCTGTGGTGCACTGTGGGTCTTGTGGTCCGGTCTCAGTCCCTGTGGAGGAGTTACCAGTTACTCTGCCGAGGCTGCCATCAATCACGGGAAAAGGGGCGTCGCCTCTGGAAGCTGCACATGACTGGGTCAACTGCAAATGTCCCAG ATGTAAGGGCCCAGCGAGGAGGGAAACCGACACCATGGACACATTTGTGGACTCAGCCTGGTATTATTTTAGATACACAGACCCTCATAATGCAGACAG GCCTTTTGAGCGCCACCTAGCAGACCACTGGCTTCCTGTGGACGTGTACATTGGAGGGAAGGAGCACGCTGTTATGCACTTGTACTATGCTCGTTTCCTCTGTCATTTCTGCAGGGATCAGGGTCTTGTGGCTCACAG GGAACCTTTTCGGAAGCTCCTGGTCCAGGGTCTGATCAAGGGCCAGACATTTAAACTGGCAGGCAGTGGCCAGTACCTaaagagagaagaaataaaCTTCACAG ATAAGGAGCCCGTGGCTTTGAGTGGTGGTCGCGTTGAGGTGACGTGGGAGAAGATGAGCAAGTCTAAGCACAACGGACTAGACCCCCAAGACGTGGTACAGCAGTACGGCGTGGACACAGTTCGACTCTACATCCTTTATGCGGCACCGCCTGAACAGGACATCCTCTGGAATGCCAAGA CCGATGCTCTTGCTGGGGTTCTGCGATGGCAGTCTCGACTGTGGCAGCTGGTGACCAAGCTGAGAGGAGCGCGGCAACTCGGAGATGTCCCCAGTCCCAGTCTactgaaaaagaaagagctgGCAGAGGCCAAGAAGATCTGGGAGAACAAGAACTACGCAATTCAAGAG GTGACGAGTTACTTCACAGAGGACTTCCTTTTCAACGCAGCCATATCTCGACTAATGGGACTCACTAATACACTGAGT AGTGCAACAGTCAGGCTGTTGCAACACAGCGTGGAGTTCGAAGAAGCTCTGGCTGCCCTGGTTATGATGACAGCTCCCATGGCCCCTCACTTAGCTTCTGAACTTTGGGCAG GTCTTTGCCAGGTGAAAAACCCCCTTAGCCCCCTTCTCCAACGTGGAGGGGATGTCCTGCAGCAGTCCTGGCCGACTGTGGACCCAGAGTATCTGGAGCTCCCTGACTTTGTGGAATTGTCTGTACTG ATAAACAACAAGTCCTGTGGCACTGTGACGGTGCCTCTGCAGGTGTCCAAAGACTCCAGTCAGGTGCAGCAGCTGGTTTTGGAGAGCCCCATTGGACAGAAGCTTCTGAGCGAACGCAGCATCAAGAGAGCCATCCTGTCTCCCAGGACTGCTCTCATCAACTTCCTTGTTGATGAGTGA